Proteins from one Deltaproteobacteria bacterium genomic window:
- the nrfD gene encoding polysulfide reductase NrfD: MLEKAFVGGRKYWLLIACLLGVIGVGFIMWLWQFRVGLGITGMSRDVSWGFYIGQFTYLVGVAAAGVMVVLPYYLHHYKAFGRITILAEFMAIGAVSMCLLFILVDLGNPVRMINVLLHPTPRSVLFWDMIVLNGYLFLNIFVGWNVLSAERKGSPPPGWIKPFIYLSIPWAISIHTVTAYLYAGLPGRGFWLTAIMAPRFLSSAFCAGPAILILLCLIVRKTTKFDPGKEQIRTLGSIVTYALVLNVFFFLCELFTVFYSQIPGHMHHFHYLFFGHEGHVVKLVPLMWLAFACMTAAIVLLVIPVTRRNEGILTVACVLTVVGTWIDKGFGLVVGGFVPNPLERITDYWPTVPETLIALGVWATGFLIISLLYKVATSVKVEVGAGQA; the protein is encoded by the coding sequence ATGCTTGAGAAGGCATTTGTCGGAGGGCGGAAATACTGGCTATTGATTGCATGTTTGCTTGGCGTCATTGGGGTAGGCTTTATTATGTGGCTCTGGCAGTTCCGTGTTGGCCTGGGCATCACAGGTATGAGCAGGGACGTTTCGTGGGGGTTTTATATAGGCCAATTTACGTACCTTGTTGGTGTAGCAGCCGCAGGAGTTATGGTTGTGCTGCCATATTACCTCCATCACTATAAAGCCTTTGGACGGATTACCATCTTGGCAGAGTTCATGGCTATTGGCGCTGTGAGCATGTGTTTGTTGTTTATTCTGGTAGACCTTGGTAATCCGGTTCGGATGATTAATGTGCTGTTGCACCCCACCCCCAGGTCGGTCCTTTTCTGGGACATGATAGTCCTGAACGGGTATCTCTTCCTTAATATTTTTGTCGGGTGGAATGTGCTGTCGGCAGAGCGTAAAGGCTCGCCTCCCCCTGGATGGATCAAACCTTTCATATATCTTTCTATTCCCTGGGCGATCAGCATCCACACGGTTACAGCATACCTTTACGCGGGTCTTCCTGGGAGAGGTTTCTGGCTTACCGCCATTATGGCGCCTCGTTTTCTCTCCTCAGCATTTTGTGCAGGGCCTGCCATCCTGATCCTTCTTTGTCTTATCGTAAGAAAGACGACGAAATTCGATCCCGGCAAGGAGCAAATTCGAACGCTCGGCAGCATTGTCACTTATGCCCTTGTCTTGAATGTGTTTTTCTTCCTGTGCGAACTTTTTACCGTCTTCTACAGTCAAATACCAGGCCACATGCATCACTTTCACTACCTCTTCTTCGGCCATGAAGGGCATGTAGTAAAGCTCGTTCCCCTGATGTGGCTTGCTTTCGCATGCATGACGGCGGCCATTGTTCTCCTGGTTATTCCTGTCACACGCAGGAATGAAGGTATCTTGACAGTGGCCTGTGTGTTGACAGTTGTTGGAACGTGGATAGATAAGGGATTTGGTCTGGTTGTGGGTGGATTTGTACCCAATCCTTTAGAGAGAATTACTGACTATTGGCCTACAGTGCCTGAGACGTTAATCGCACTGGGAGTGTGGGCAACCGGGTTCCTCATAATCAGCCTGCTTTACAAGGTCGCCACCTCAGTGAAGGTGGAGGTGGGGGCAGGGCAGGCCTAG
- the nrfD gene encoding polysulfide reductase NrfD — MNSASTPFDSALIPEGVKRCSFGWFLVWIGILQVPLMIGAIAYLVCWGLALNQTYLNNNYPFGIWIAADLGIIALGGGAFFTGFLRYVIKIDELKNIVNFAVVVGVICYSAALGILAVDIGQPLRGWHIFWHANVHSMLTEVAFCISCYFTVLLIEYLPLVLENRQIDRVPVFHFFSHRLHEAMPAIAAVGVFLSFFHQGSLGGVPGVLYGRPFAYREGFLVWPWTFFLFILSAMACGPCFTILITRITEGFARKNLVKRNVIDILAKISGWLLAGYLVLKILDTVGWLSWAGQVGAPLGSFYANQPYGYWVLITELGIFGVIPCILLLIKATRQNQNILILACFLNCAGIFMNRWIMTVQSLAVPVMPFDKFFSYHPNWAEWASTLLWVWIGAVVISLSYRYLPIFPQEKELNPL, encoded by the coding sequence ATGAATTCTGCATCAACCCCATTTGATTCTGCACTAATACCAGAGGGTGTCAAACGGTGTTCGTTTGGGTGGTTTCTTGTGTGGATCGGCATCTTGCAGGTCCCCTTAATGATAGGTGCTATCGCCTATCTTGTGTGTTGGGGCCTGGCCCTGAACCAGACATATCTTAACAACAATTACCCATTCGGTATATGGATTGCCGCAGATCTGGGTATTATTGCCCTTGGCGGAGGCGCCTTTTTTACGGGTTTTCTCAGGTATGTCATAAAGATAGACGAGCTTAAGAATATCGTCAATTTTGCTGTGGTTGTTGGAGTCATATGCTATTCCGCAGCCCTCGGCATCCTGGCAGTAGATATTGGTCAACCCCTGAGGGGTTGGCATATCTTCTGGCACGCCAACGTCCACTCCATGCTGACAGAGGTGGCCTTTTGTATCTCGTGCTATTTCACGGTGTTGTTGATCGAGTATCTCCCCTTGGTTCTGGAGAATCGTCAGATCGACAGGGTTCCGGTCTTCCACTTTTTTTCTCATCGTCTTCATGAAGCCATGCCCGCAATAGCGGCTGTGGGTGTGTTCCTTTCTTTCTTTCATCAAGGCTCCCTGGGTGGCGTCCCGGGCGTGCTCTATGGCAGGCCTTTTGCTTATCGTGAAGGGTTTCTCGTGTGGCCTTGGACATTCTTCCTCTTTATCCTTTCGGCCATGGCCTGTGGTCCTTGTTTCACCATACTGATCACCCGGATCACAGAGGGATTTGCCCGAAAGAATTTAGTCAAGAGAAATGTGATTGACATTCTTGCCAAGATCTCCGGCTGGCTGTTGGCTGGCTATCTGGTTTTGAAGATTCTAGATACGGTCGGTTGGCTGAGTTGGGCTGGACAGGTAGGCGCCCCTCTCGGCAGCTTTTATGCCAATCAGCCATATGGTTACTGGGTGTTAATCACAGAGCTTGGAATCTTCGGGGTTATCCCATGTATTCTCCTGCTGATCAAGGCAACTCGACAGAATCAGAATATACTGATTCTTGCCTGCTTCTTGAACTGTGCGGGGATCTTTATGAATCGGTGGATCATGACCGTGCAAAGCCTCGCCGTGCCGGTCATGCCATTTGACAAGTTTTTTAGCTATCACCCCAACTGGGCGGAGTGGGCGAGCACGCTGCTATGGGTTTGGATAGGTGCTGTTGTCATATCGCTTTCATATCGGTATCTGCCGATCTTTCCTCAAGAGAAGGAATTAAATCCATTATAG
- a CDS encoding 4Fe-4S dicluster domain-containing protein: protein MSEQHHEAHKHHEGHGTKYKYGMVIDLDKCTGCGACMVACMAENNISFRKDNSDKLLSNYWMRVYKISNGLPFPDTEICYIPRPCMHCEGHGHHHHTPCVSVCPAVATDYDQETGIVSQIYTRCFGCRYCMAACPYHVRVFNWWDPKWPEGMEKYLSPDVSVRMRGVVEKCSFCNHRLQRARNKAYAEERREIHEDEYQTACTQACPAGAITFGDLQNPEHEVHKLKDSPGAFRLLEKLGTNPKVYYVSSRAWVLKAADVYIGEEGKGVTHP, encoded by the coding sequence ATGAGCGAGCAACATCACGAAGCGCACAAGCATCATGAAGGGCACGGGACTAAGTACAAGTACGGCATGGTGATTGATCTCGACAAATGCACTGGCTGTGGCGCTTGTATGGTAGCGTGCATGGCCGAAAACAACATATCCTTCAGGAAAGACAACTCCGACAAGTTGCTCAGTAACTACTGGATGCGGGTCTATAAAATCAGCAATGGTCTACCCTTTCCCGACACCGAAATATGCTATATTCCAAGACCCTGCATGCACTGTGAGGGCCACGGGCACCATCATCATACGCCGTGTGTATCCGTATGCCCGGCAGTGGCCACTGATTACGACCAAGAGACCGGTATCGTGAGTCAAATCTATACGCGCTGCTTCGGGTGCAGGTATTGCATGGCTGCCTGTCCTTACCATGTGCGTGTTTTTAACTGGTGGGACCCGAAATGGCCGGAAGGAATGGAAAAGTACCTGAGTCCCGATGTGTCCGTTCGTATGCGCGGCGTGGTGGAAAAGTGCAGTTTTTGCAACCATCGGCTTCAGCGGGCCAGAAACAAGGCCTACGCTGAAGAGCGGCGCGAAATTCATGAGGATGAATATCAAACGGCTTGCACGCAGGCCTGTCCTGCAGGGGCCATCACCTTCGGAGATTTACAGAACCCGGAGCACGAGGTTCATAAGCTAAAGGATTCGCCCGGCGCCTTCCGGCTCTTGGAAAAACTCGGCACCAATCCCAAGGTGTACTATGTTTCATCAAGGGCCTGGGTCCTGAAGGCGGCCGACGTCTATATAGGCGAGGAAGGAAAGGGTGTAACTCACCCGTAA
- a CDS encoding molybdopterin-dependent oxidoreductase: protein MKMDRRTFLEISIGGSLGAGAGITFSPLPWKITDDLSIWTQNWPWTPVPAEGEVSHADSVCNLCPGGCGITVRKVEDRVTKIEGREGYPVNDGGICILGAAGLQLLYGPWRVPSPLRRAGKRGSGQWEQISWEDAIGEVVKKLAELRGNGKAHTVACILGSDRGTVPHLFARFLKAYGSPNFIRSASSGDTYELALGLMQGATASVAYDLEQASFILSFGSGLIEGWGSPVRVIRAHSMWRSGNMKERATVVQIEPRLSNTAAKADNWYSVNPGTEAALALGLAHVIIKESLYDSNFIRNHTFGFDDWGDFTGKTYTGFKRLVLTEYSPDVVSEITGLSRSKIVGLARAFAKAKRPLAVWGRGKGTTSGSLYECMAVHALNALTGNVNKPGGVSTLPPQLTEGWPEVYQDAAACSGCSMPRMDGAGTDRYPFTRCLPDRWPQMVNDKKNGTIQALLVHDADPYYTTLDSAAVAKAFASIPFVVSFSTYMDETAHHADLILPNHHYLERLEDVPTPIGLQKPILGLLKPVVSPQFDTRHTGDVIMTIAKELGGTVADAFSWEDYETLLKETVGDNWDTLEEAGYIEKTDYTPPAWENAFDTPSRKFEFYITALDQAGMKIGKDLDYLPHYEPVRAEGDPATYPLTLIPAELMRLASGAIGSPPFCTKSLEETELKGNDLFVEINPKTAADHGLTEAQPATLETPKGKAKVLVHLFEGIMPGVIAIPKGLGHAAYDDYLAGKGVNANSLMGVVEDPISGLCATWGIRAKLSPVGGHGHLG from the coding sequence ATGAAAATGGATAGAAGAACTTTCTTGGAGATCTCGATAGGCGGTTCACTGGGGGCCGGCGCAGGCATTACATTCTCTCCCCTGCCCTGGAAGATAACAGACGACCTGTCCATCTGGACTCAGAACTGGCCCTGGACGCCCGTTCCTGCAGAAGGAGAAGTCAGCCATGCCGACTCAGTCTGCAACCTGTGCCCAGGCGGCTGCGGCATCACAGTGCGCAAGGTCGAAGATCGCGTCACAAAGATCGAGGGCAGAGAAGGATACCCGGTCAACGACGGCGGCATCTGCATCCTCGGAGCTGCAGGCCTTCAACTCCTGTACGGCCCGTGGCGGGTTCCGAGTCCCTTAAGACGGGCAGGAAAACGAGGCTCCGGGCAGTGGGAACAGATCTCGTGGGAAGATGCAATAGGTGAGGTGGTCAAGAAACTTGCTGAGTTGCGTGGCAATGGCAAGGCCCATACCGTAGCTTGTATTCTTGGCTCGGACCGGGGAACCGTGCCCCACTTGTTTGCTCGTTTTCTCAAGGCCTATGGATCGCCGAATTTTATTCGCTCAGCCTCCTCTGGAGACACGTATGAATTAGCTCTGGGCCTTATGCAAGGAGCCACGGCCTCAGTGGCGTATGATCTGGAACAGGCAAGTTTCATCCTGAGTTTTGGCAGTGGCCTTATAGAAGGCTGGGGCTCTCCTGTGCGCGTCATCAGGGCTCACAGTATGTGGCGATCCGGCAATATGAAAGAACGCGCCACGGTGGTTCAGATTGAGCCCCGCCTCTCAAATACTGCGGCCAAGGCCGACAACTGGTATTCCGTCAATCCCGGAACTGAAGCAGCCCTGGCCCTGGGCCTGGCCCATGTCATAATAAAGGAATCATTGTACGACTCTAACTTTATAAGAAATCACACCTTTGGATTTGATGATTGGGGGGACTTCACCGGCAAGACCTATACGGGATTTAAGCGTTTGGTGTTGACCGAATATAGCCCTGACGTTGTGTCAGAAATCACGGGTCTTTCCAGGTCAAAGATCGTGGGCCTCGCCCGGGCCTTTGCAAAGGCCAAACGTCCCTTAGCGGTGTGGGGCCGCGGCAAGGGAACTACGTCAGGGAGCCTTTATGAGTGCATGGCGGTTCACGCCCTCAATGCCCTCACGGGCAACGTGAACAAGCCTGGCGGCGTGTCGACTCTCCCTCCTCAGCTAACCGAGGGATGGCCGGAAGTCTACCAGGACGCTGCTGCCTGCTCCGGTTGTTCCATGCCTCGCATGGATGGCGCCGGCACAGACCGCTATCCCTTCACCAGGTGTTTGCCCGACCGATGGCCTCAAATGGTCAACGACAAGAAAAACGGCACGATCCAGGCCCTTCTTGTTCATGATGCTGATCCATACTATACCACGCTGGACAGTGCGGCTGTGGCAAAGGCCTTTGCCAGTATCCCCTTTGTGGTGAGTTTTTCCACCTATATGGACGAAACCGCCCACCATGCGGATCTGATCCTTCCCAATCACCATTACCTGGAACGGCTGGAGGATGTTCCCACGCCTATCGGTCTGCAAAAACCCATACTTGGCTTGCTGAAACCCGTGGTGTCTCCCCAATTCGACACAAGGCACACGGGAGACGTCATCATGACCATCGCAAAAGAGCTGGGCGGAACCGTGGCCGATGCCTTCTCGTGGGAAGACTATGAAACGTTGTTGAAGGAAACCGTGGGAGACAACTGGGATACCCTGGAAGAAGCTGGCTACATAGAAAAGACGGACTATACCCCGCCGGCATGGGAAAACGCCTTTGATACACCATCTCGCAAATTTGAGTTTTACATAACGGCCCTTGACCAGGCCGGCATGAAAATAGGCAAGGATCTCGACTATCTCCCACACTATGAACCGGTGCGGGCAGAGGGAGACCCTGCCACCTATCCGCTGACCTTGATCCCTGCGGAACTGATGCGGCTCGCAAGTGGAGCTATTGGGAGCCCGCCGTTTTGCACGAAGAGCCTGGAGGAAACAGAGCTAAAAGGAAATGATCTGTTCGTAGAGATCAATCCTAAAACGGCTGCCGATCATGGTCTTACCGAGGCTCAGCCCGCAACGCTCGAAACACCAAAAGGGAAGGCCAAGGTACTTGTGCATCTCTTTGAGGGGATCATGCCAGGCGTTATTGCCATTCCCAAAGGCCTGGGCCATGCTGCTTATGACGACTACCTGGCAGGAAAAGGTGTCAATGCGAATAGCCTCATGGGTGTGGTGGAAGACCCAATATCCGGCCTCTGTGCCACCTGGGGCATCCGGGCCAAACTGAGCCCCGTGGGCGGCCATGGGCATCTGGGTTAA
- a CDS encoding cytochrome c3 family protein: MPLAGFSAGLVVCLFVGWLVFPQILYSEKTQPIDFSHKLHVDEVGECDGCHYFREDGSFSGIPRLASCVECHEEAVGEHPEEAKLVAEYVKPGKEIPWLVYARQPDCVYFSHAAHVKMAELDCVICHGPIGDSDHTRPYQYNLITGYSRDIWGWNIAGMSKNAWDYSQTDESGEVHIDSPARMKMDDCAICHEEKGTNDGCFVCHK; encoded by the coding sequence ATTCCCCTGGCCGGCTTTTCTGCAGGCCTTGTGGTGTGTCTGTTTGTCGGATGGCTGGTTTTTCCACAAATCCTATACTCCGAAAAGACACAACCCATAGACTTTAGCCACAAGCTCCACGTCGATGAGGTGGGCGAGTGTGATGGCTGTCACTATTTCCGGGAAGACGGCAGCTTCTCCGGGATCCCCAGGCTGGCAAGCTGCGTCGAGTGTCACGAAGAAGCGGTAGGAGAGCATCCTGAAGAAGCCAAACTGGTTGCCGAGTATGTAAAACCAGGCAAAGAGATTCCGTGGCTCGTATATGCCCGTCAACCTGATTGCGTCTATTTCTCTCATGCAGCCCATGTGAAGATGGCCGAACTGGACTGCGTCATTTGTCACGGACCCATAGGGGATTCTGATCACACAAGGCCGTACCAATACAATCTCATCACCGGCTACAGCCGGGATATTTGGGGCTGGAACATTGCAGGCATGTCAAAAAATGCCTGGGATTACTCGCAAACGGATGAATCCGGCGAGGTACACATAGATAGCCCGGCTCGGATGAAGATGGATGACTGCGCCATATGTCACGAAGAAAAAGGTACGAATGACGGCTGTTTTGTGTGCCACAAATAG
- a CDS encoding D-alanine--D-alanine ligase — translation MTKLRVALFSGGISSEREVSVKSGNQVYEALDKARYHITRYDPATDLGKLVADASGIDVAFIVLHGPYGEDGTVQGLLDLLHIPYQGSGVLGSALAMDKWVSKRLYKEAGLPVPPFEVLMRGETYDAKRLAEKPGYPLIVKPRFGGSSIGMNIVLTPEELPGALDTAFEYGSHAIVEAYLEGLEITGGVLGNSDLQLLPIVEIIPESGYEFFDYEAKYKEGATREICPARISKALSDRAQSYAATAHNALCCHGYSRTDMIINDDTIYVFETNTIPGMTPVSLFPLAAKTAGIPFSRLLDRLIDLALEDSHDHSNKP, via the coding sequence ATGACAAAGCTTAGGGTCGCCTTGTTTTCGGGTGGCATCTCCTCTGAGCGTGAAGTCTCGGTCAAAAGCGGCAACCAGGTGTACGAAGCCCTTGACAAGGCGAGATACCATATCACTCGCTATGACCCGGCCACCGACCTTGGAAAACTTGTAGCCGATGCGTCCGGCATCGATGTGGCATTCATTGTCCTGCACGGGCCTTATGGCGAAGACGGCACTGTTCAGGGGCTTCTCGATCTCCTTCATATCCCCTATCAGGGCTCTGGAGTGCTGGGAAGCGCCCTGGCAATGGACAAATGGGTATCCAAACGGCTGTACAAGGAGGCAGGCCTCCCAGTGCCGCCATTTGAAGTGCTGATGCGAGGAGAGACTTACGATGCGAAACGCCTTGCCGAAAAACCTGGATACCCGTTGATTGTCAAGCCGAGGTTCGGTGGATCCAGTATCGGCATGAATATCGTGCTGACCCCTGAAGAATTGCCAGGGGCCCTTGACACCGCCTTTGAATATGGATCACACGCAATTGTTGAGGCCTACCTGGAAGGCCTTGAAATCACGGGGGGGGTCCTGGGAAATAGTGACCTGCAACTGCTCCCTATTGTGGAGATTATACCTGAATCCGGCTATGAATTCTTTGACTACGAGGCAAAATACAAGGAGGGGGCTACCCGCGAAATCTGTCCGGCCCGAATCAGCAAAGCCCTTTCTGATCGCGCTCAATCCTATGCCGCCACTGCCCATAACGCCCTTTGTTGTCACGGGTATAGCCGGACTGATATGATTATTAATGACGACACCATTTACGTTTTTGAAACCAATACGATCCCGGGGATGACACCTGTGAGCCTTTTTCCGTTGGCGGCAAAGACCGCGGGGATTCCCTTTAGCCGGCTGTTGGATCGTCTCATCGACCTTGCCCTGGAAGATAGCCATGATCATTCGAACAAACCGTGA
- a CDS encoding endonuclease III domain-containing protein, whose translation MYDKKAILQDLYDRLYKAFGPRHWWPGDSAFEVVVGAILTQNTAWRNVKKAINNLKAGNLLAPDVLYNMPVQDLATLIRPAGYYNIKARRLKHFIEFLFRKSGGDLDRLLDRDLGALRNELLAVNGIGPETADSILLYAGDKPTFVVDTYTKRILFRHGLMPEEASYDEVRDYFLDSLAPDVAMFNEYHALLVHLGHTFCLKRNPKCEECPAMGWNDE comes from the coding sequence ATGTACGACAAAAAAGCGATTTTGCAGGATCTTTACGACAGATTATACAAGGCGTTCGGGCCTCGCCACTGGTGGCCGGGGGATTCTGCCTTTGAGGTCGTTGTCGGCGCCATTCTCACTCAAAATACGGCTTGGAGAAATGTCAAAAAGGCCATCAATAACCTGAAAGCAGGGAACCTCCTGGCCCCTGACGTCCTGTACAATATGCCGGTTCAGGATTTGGCGACTTTGATCAGGCCCGCAGGCTATTACAATATAAAGGCCCGACGGCTGAAACACTTTATCGAGTTTCTTTTCCGGAAAAGTGGAGGCGACCTGGATCGTCTCCTGGACCGAGATCTGGGAGCCTTGCGAAACGAGTTGCTAGCCGTCAATGGGATCGGGCCGGAAACGGCTGACAGCATTCTGCTTTATGCTGGAGACAAACCAACTTTTGTCGTAGACACATACACGAAACGAATCCTCTTCAGGCACGGCCTCATGCCCGAGGAGGCATCTTATGATGAGGTTCGCGATTATTTTCTGGACTCCCTCGCGCCTGACGTTGCCATGTTTAATGAGTACCATGCACTCCTGGTCCATCTTGGGCACACCTTCTGCCTGAAAAGGAATCCAAAGTGCGAGGAATGTCCTGCCATGGGGTGGAACGATGAATAA
- a CDS encoding DUF1992 domain-containing protein produces the protein MICFQKIAERRIEEAIRNGMFDDLPGAGKPLKLEDDSHVPEDLRIAYKILKNANFVPPEVSLRKEIAKAEDLLAGMEDTKAKYRQLKKLNFLIMKLNMLRQTPASLEKDQLYEQKLVERFGG, from the coding sequence ATGATCTGTTTTCAGAAAATCGCTGAAAGGCGTATAGAAGAAGCCATAAGGAACGGGATGTTTGATGACCTCCCGGGCGCTGGAAAGCCGCTGAAGCTTGAAGATGATTCCCATGTGCCGGAAGATCTTCGAATCGCCTACAAAATCTTGAAGAACGCCAACTTTGTTCCGCCTGAGGTATCCCTGAGAAAGGAAATTGCAAAAGCCGAAGATCTGCTCGCCGGCATGGAAGACACCAAAGCCAAATATCGCCAACTCAAGAAGCTGAATTTCCTTATCATGAAGCTCAACATGCTACGTCAAACGCCTGCCAGCCTTGAAAAAGACCAGCTTTATGAACAAAAACTGGTGGAGCGCTTCGGCGGCTAG
- a CDS encoding GAF domain-containing protein → MDAQVETADTQKSVGHEVPYATVNGLEALSEAELRKQVEKLNQIGIALSSEINLERLLEVIVHEARTFTGADAGSLYILDRGMLYFYVTQNDTLRGRSHSMPDFKPYPLPLSEESIAGYVGCTAKILNIKDVYNLAKAVPYHFNPDFDLRNDYVTRSMLVVPMKDQGEELLGVLQLINAMDKAGAVVPFRKSVEHLVMSLASQAAVAIRNAKLIADIKAVFESLIWYSISAIDARSPHTAGHSKRVANHCEAIARAINDETAGPFRDISFTTEQMEELIYAAWLHDIGKIGVPERILDKGRKLSDETMATIATRFELIKTLSAVSIGKHSSVKNRNKPWGDTIEKQVEIERKAIEKDFAFVKKVNRSQSLSGKDVTTIRAIGSKTYKDLEGNVRPFLTDQEIESLSVRKGSLTKKEYMKVQTHVEHTYNIVKNVPFTKSLKNVPMFAGSHHEFLDGTGYPKGLKSDELPLQSRILTIADIFDALTALDRPYRSAMPVSKACKILKAHAKARRLDQDVVSLFIDKELYK, encoded by the coding sequence ATGGATGCACAAGTCGAAACTGCGGATACTCAAAAATCCGTTGGGCATGAGGTTCCTTATGCGACCGTAAATGGGCTGGAAGCGCTCTCTGAGGCCGAATTAAGAAAACAGGTCGAAAAGCTCAATCAGATTGGCATCGCCCTTTCCAGTGAAATAAATCTGGAAAGGCTTCTGGAGGTAATCGTCCATGAAGCCAGAACATTTACAGGCGCAGATGCCGGAAGTCTGTACATCCTGGACCGTGGCATGCTTTATTTCTATGTGACGCAAAACGACACCCTGAGGGGCCGATCACATTCTATGCCGGATTTCAAACCTTACCCTCTCCCCCTTTCAGAAGAAAGCATCGCGGGCTATGTGGGATGCACGGCGAAAATCCTCAACATAAAAGACGTCTACAATCTGGCCAAGGCAGTGCCGTACCATTTCAATCCTGATTTTGATCTTCGCAATGACTACGTTACAAGGTCCATGCTCGTTGTGCCCATGAAAGACCAGGGAGAAGAACTTCTGGGCGTCCTCCAATTGATAAACGCTATGGACAAGGCAGGCGCCGTTGTCCCCTTCCGGAAATCAGTCGAACACCTTGTCATGTCTCTGGCATCACAGGCAGCAGTAGCTATCCGAAACGCAAAATTGATTGCGGATATCAAGGCCGTGTTTGAGTCCTTGATATGGTATTCTATTTCTGCCATCGATGCTCGAAGCCCTCACACCGCAGGTCATTCCAAACGAGTGGCAAATCACTGCGAAGCCATTGCTCGTGCCATCAACGATGAGACTGCGGGCCCCTTTCGAGATATCTCTTTCACCACAGAACAAATGGAAGAACTCATCTATGCGGCCTGGCTTCATGATATAGGAAAAATCGGCGTTCCCGAGCGTATCCTGGACAAAGGACGCAAGCTCTCTGATGAGACCATGGCCACGATTGCAACCCGGTTTGAGCTGATCAAGACCCTGAGTGCAGTCTCTATTGGAAAACACAGCTCCGTTAAAAACAGAAATAAACCATGGGGTGACACCATAGAGAAACAGGTGGAAATAGAAAGGAAGGCGATAGAAAAGGATTTTGCGTTTGTCAAGAAAGTGAACCGATCACAATCTCTATCAGGGAAAGACGTAACGACCATTCGGGCCATAGGTTCCAAGACGTACAAAGATCTTGAAGGAAATGTAAGGCCTTTCCTTACCGACCAGGAAATCGAATCTCTTTCGGTAAGAAAAGGGAGTCTGACGAAAAAGGAATACATGAAGGTCCAAACTCATGTCGAACACACATACAATATAGTAAAAAATGTTCCTTTTACGAAATCCTTAAAAAATGTTCCCATGTTTGCAGGCTCGCACCATGAATTTCTCGACGGAACAGGCTATCCCAAAGGACTCAAATCTGATGAACTCCCGCTGCAGTCTCGCATCCTGACCATTGCAGACATCTTTGATGCCTTGACCGCCCTCGATCGGCCCTATCGCAGCGCCATGCCTGTTTCAAAGGCTTGCAAAATACTCAAGGCCCATGCAAAGGCCAGACGTCTGGATCAGGATGTTGTGAGCCTGTTTATTGATAAGGAGCTTTATAAATGA
- a CDS encoding alpha/beta fold hydrolase, translating into MTTHSFGYAKLDQPEVLQALFHPRKETGSGPPLKAIDYGIPVEEGVRIGARFHMAGVEELNILFFHGNGEIVGDYDSVGPVFNEHGLSFLAVDYRGYGRSDGTPTVTSMMRDTHVIFKEIRGWLKAENRTGPLLVMGRSLGSACALDLAASDEGDISGLIIESGFALTVPLLNCLGVDTQALGITEADGFKNLAKIAHFAKPTLTIHGQHDQLIPVMSAELLQVHCPARSKEFHMIPGADHNTVMVRAGNVYFEIIKRFTNKIEGKRPKHSFRRRSKP; encoded by the coding sequence ATGACAACACATTCTTTTGGTTACGCAAAGCTCGATCAGCCGGAAGTGCTGCAAGCCCTGTTCCATCCTCGCAAAGAAACGGGCTCGGGCCCCCCACTGAAGGCCATTGATTATGGGATCCCTGTGGAAGAAGGTGTTCGGATCGGCGCCAGGTTTCACATGGCCGGTGTTGAGGAGCTAAATATCTTGTTTTTCCATGGAAACGGGGAGATCGTCGGCGATTACGACAGCGTTGGGCCAGTGTTTAACGAACACGGTCTGAGCTTCTTGGCTGTGGATTATCGAGGCTATGGACGGAGTGACGGGACGCCTACGGTAACCTCCATGATGCGTGACACCCACGTCATCTTTAAGGAGATTAGGGGTTGGCTCAAAGCTGAAAACAGAACAGGCCCCCTTCTGGTCATGGGCCGATCTCTTGGGAGCGCCTGCGCTTTAGACTTGGCGGCCTCCGACGAAGGAGACATATCCGGCCTTATTATTGAAAGCGGCTTTGCCCTCACAGTGCCACTTCTGAATTGCCTGGGCGTTGACACTCAGGCCCTTGGGATCACGGAGGCGGATGGCTTTAAGAACCTGGCCAAGATCGCCCACTTTGCCAAGCCCACTCTTACTATCCATGGCCAGCACGACCAGCTTATTCCGGTGATGAGTGCGGAACTCTTACAGGTTCATTGCCCCGCGCGCAGCAAAGAATTCCATATGATCCCGGGCGCTGATCACAACACCGTCATGGTGCGTGCCGGCAATGTCTATTTTGAGATCATTAAGCGCTTCACCAACAAGATTGAGGGAAAACGTCCCAAGCACAGCTTTCGACGAAGGTCTAAACCTTGA